A single Pseudomonas sp. MM223 DNA region contains:
- the yfmJ gene encoding Putative NADP-dependent oxidoreductase YfmJ (*Name yfmJ): MTQTNRRFLLAKRPVGAVRRDDFTFESVPAEQPGEGQVLVRNLYLSLDPAMRGWMNEGKSYIPPVALGQVMRALGVGEVAASNHPAFKPGDHVSGALGVQDYFTGEAQGLHKIDPNLAPLPRYLSALGMTGMTAYFALLEVGQPKAGETVVISGAAGAVGSIVGQIAKVKGCRVVGIAGGAEKCQYLKDELGFDGVIDYKAEDVLAGLKRECPKGVDVYFDNVGGDILDAVLTRINFKARIVICGAISQYNNKEAVKGPANYLSLLVNRARMEGFVVMDHAKDYGKAALEIAGWLASGQVKSKEDVVEGLETFPETLLKLFNGENFGKLVLKV, from the coding sequence ATGACCCAGACCAACCGCCGCTTCCTGCTCGCCAAACGCCCGGTCGGCGCCGTGCGCCGTGACGACTTTACTTTCGAAAGCGTGCCTGCCGAACAACCCGGCGAAGGCCAGGTGCTGGTGCGCAACCTGTATCTGTCGCTGGACCCTGCCATGCGCGGCTGGATGAACGAAGGCAAGTCCTACATCCCACCTGTGGCCCTGGGCCAGGTAATGCGTGCACTCGGCGTGGGCGAAGTGGCTGCGTCCAACCACCCGGCCTTCAAGCCGGGCGACCACGTCAGCGGCGCGCTTGGCGTACAGGACTATTTCACCGGCGAGGCCCAGGGCCTGCACAAGATCGACCCCAACCTGGCGCCCCTGCCCCGCTACCTGTCGGCACTGGGCATGACCGGCATGACCGCCTACTTCGCCCTGCTGGAAGTTGGCCAGCCCAAGGCCGGCGAAACCGTGGTCATCTCTGGGGCGGCCGGTGCGGTGGGCAGCATTGTCGGGCAAATTGCCAAGGTCAAAGGTTGCCGCGTAGTCGGTATTGCCGGCGGCGCCGAAAAGTGCCAGTACCTGAAAGACGAACTGGGCTTTGACGGGGTGATCGACTACAAGGCCGAAGACGTGCTGGCCGGCCTGAAGCGCGAATGCCCCAAAGGCGTGGACGTGTACTTCGACAACGTCGGCGGCGACATCCTCGATGCCGTGCTGACGCGTATCAACTTCAAGGCCCGCATCGTGATTTGCGGCGCCATCAGCCAGTACAACAACAAGGAAGCGGTGAAAGGCCCGGCCAACTACCTGTCGCTGCTGGTGAACCGTGCGCGCATGGAAGGGTTTGTGGTGATGGACCATGCCAAGGACTACGGCAAGGCTGCACTGGAGATTGCCGGCTGGCTGGCCAGTGGGCAGGTGAAGAGCAAGGAGGATGTGGTGGAGGGACTGGAAACGTTCCCCGAGACCCTGCTGAAGCTGTTCAATGGGGAGAATTTTGGCAAGTTGGTGTTGAAGGTGTAA
- the linC gene encoding 2,5-dichloro-2,5-cyclohexadiene-1,4-diol dehydrogenase (*Name linC) gives MMLPGQAVPDYALNPTRLSQEHAMSMTFSGQVALVTGAAAGIGRATALAFAREGLKVVVADLDPVGGEATVALIHAAGGDALFIACDVTRDAEVRQLHERLIAAYGRLDYAYNNAGIEIEQNRLAEGSEAEFDAIMGVNVKGVWLCMKYQLPLLLAQGGGAIVNTASVAGLGAAPKMSIYSASKHAVIGLTKSAAIEYAKKGIRVNAVCPAVIDTDMFRRAYEADPRKAEFAAAMHPVGRIGKVEEIASAVLYLCSDGAAFTTGHCLTVDGGATAI, from the coding sequence ATGATGCTGCCCGGCCAAGCGGTGCCTGACTATGCTCTGAACCCCACCAGACTTTCACAGGAGCACGCGATGAGCATGACCTTTTCTGGCCAGGTAGCCCTGGTAACCGGCGCCGCTGCCGGCATTGGCCGCGCAACCGCCTTGGCGTTCGCCCGTGAGGGCCTGAAAGTGGTGGTGGCCGACCTTGACCCGGTCGGTGGTGAAGCCACGGTGGCGCTGATTCACGCGGCGGGCGGCGACGCGCTTTTCATTGCCTGCGACGTTACCCGGGACGCCGAGGTGCGCCAGCTGCACGAGCGCCTGATCGCTGCTTACGGGCGGCTGGATTACGCCTACAACAACGCTGGCATCGAGATAGAGCAGAACCGCCTGGCTGAAGGGAGTGAGGCGGAGTTCGATGCCATCATGGGCGTGAACGTGAAGGGCGTGTGGCTGTGCATGAAGTACCAGTTGCCTTTGCTGCTGGCCCAGGGCGGCGGGGCGATTGTGAATACAGCCTCTGTGGCGGGGCTGGGGGCGGCGCCGAAGATGAGTATCTACAGCGCCAGCAAGCACGCGGTGATCGGCCTGACCAAGTCGGCGGCCATCGAATACGCCAAGAAGGGCATCCGTGTGAATGCGGTGTGCCCGGCAGTGATCGACACTGACATGTTCCGCCGCGCCTACGAGGCTGACCCACGCAAGGCCGAGTTTGCCGCCGCCATGCACCCGGTGGGGCGCATTGGCAAGGTGGAGGAAATTGCCAGTGCGGTGCTGTACCTGTGCAGCGACGGCGCGGCATTCACCACCGGGCATTGCCTGACGGTGGACGGTGGTGCTACAGCGATCTGA